The following proteins come from a genomic window of Neoarius graeffei isolate fNeoGra1 chromosome 26, fNeoGra1.pri, whole genome shotgun sequence:
- the si:ch1073-335m2.2 gene encoding msx2-interacting protein isoform X1 produces the protein MVRETRHLWVGNLPEHVREEKIVEYFKRYGRVESVKVLRKRGSEGGVAAFVDFVDIKSAQKAHNAVNKMGDRDLRTDYNEPGSVPSSVRGLDDNPPSSSHARDVASFSRAAVGPVYGPPVSLHTREGRYERRLDGSSDSRDRAYEHNPYGHHERSGTFDRPRHYNTDYYRDRAIFASGVGASPAVSAISAGFETPESHFESRIRDPFTLSGSTRRDPYRDDRGRRVDRTYHHRRSRSSHSSQSRHPSPQRTTGQTPKASHSPKRAPVSPGRGPRSRSRSRSSSSDSVSSTSSTGSGSSDSNSSSSEGSRARSVQSAATHPPPAPPPLSLDCDEPRRSFGIRVQNLPVRSTDTSLKDGLFHEFKKYGKVTSVQIHGASEERYGLVFFRQQEDQEKALSVSKGKLFFGMLIEVTAWNGPETESENEFRPLDGRIDEFHPKATRTLFIGNLEKTTNYQQLLDVFQRFGEIVDIDIKRVNGVPQYAFVQYSDIASVCKAIKKMDGEYLGANRLKLGFGKSMPTTCVWLDGLSSNITEQYLTRHFCRYGHVVKVVFDRLKGMALILYNNTDFAQAAVRETKGWKIGGNKIKVDFASQESQVAFYRSMQASGQDMRDFYEIPSDRRDDRRPSYHEFSAERAYYENVRAPGIYADDPRRDYPARSRERYPELDHYQGDHYDPRYHEDPREYRDYRDPFEQDIRKYSYIQRERERERERFEADRSRWSPSHPRRPVTPSASPSPTDRVSREAERRVYRHSSERSGSCSSLSPTPQFEKSEKSPVDYKTESLNREMEQAEADRVSVTEKSKRGRRKEKADREKGEKTKSRRGKVQSPSVPYSEADREPSLDSNSGKMKGSDVESSERQRHKGEGEPSPSDLMSRLESQKERLDGAKIDSVDRDSKGRAKKHLKSELGNEGKDSLLDSDRLAARKRRFGDPTGKAIKQKRGRLEDEQGTGANQPADFGPSYPKEGENDVKTFEKEAQKREHSKSKSERMSHLKDELDHRADSQNSSGRQAEHSETNVESLDSKPQSGPSVSRRFSNDGTPEKDNKGREEYLDIDLSQSYRKQMEQNRRLRQQLQEPDKPGKPDTPQCVDTEDFEHRSLVHEVGKPPQDVTDNSPSSKSKKQDHLDMEVGTKRERVYRIFRPKSEEAEWSTSSPRFNASQHGEEEYTDVPQLITVKEVKEQPKQEDSSHQDMELTVKRVHTSQASKLSTSLHDEQRRWESRLKQDLLPDFSRSLDKRRVNRSYLEYRIWPDLEPGEVRSDSEEDREHKPNSPMPSTSMSFPERHRGDRLSESKLTGSLERNKFCSFALDQTITPDTKALLERAKSLSSSREDNWSFLDSDSHFASFRSRKDTEKVESAPRPTPSWYMKKKKIRSESEDKLDDRKEDPKPEEQERRELFASRFLHSSIFEQDSRRLQHLERKHEDPEHGMGFPANQQGQTEGQPDSEPVVLFHDRFLELTRLQQQKGKEQSQQECKKEEGVDGQVGDKTQEEEQRGAVELAETKPAENKPVSPVRTPQSSPVQIMQPLPVSETQKSPVVTTKETSPQRDVCHGEASSLKQLGFSVKEEKQPEQPLVSSSTNSLSQEPPDSIRSESQDSKPLVNEIKTSPVKELELTDDRDVERCPDSETQIADSQVSYEPKSEPQTELELQNSASPMMVDEGRLEKPEPVAMEVEPPAKETESKGADSPPVEEPISPPPRSRNKKGKTSPTTPVAPLTPANASDKQSTRKSERIDREKLKRSSSPRADSSKAISDARSTGKSPIHSSETEQSVEQNTPPVRARRRNVRSVYATPVEDESTPQTGKDVESSRGARKRGVDRDAGQQQPEADSLPVQPPARRGRPPKNRRQGEDFSAGKSERSKLTETKESEINESGNNETVTKGGKGKHSPCLNKAANQGAGSGLAKKGEKADKMPEIMTPAEMDVDSRDSNVQHDGGPSVTNEPKEEPKDEHKPQSDSEPKQETDRIPQTESITGSQDKLCESVQEQSPLDKSVRTKTTRITCNSKLMTEDKSLVLKNLRIRLDVTEVKAMLQTGEDESSHDDGPKKVVPGTSPKEQILDPRFEKEVMEEDGNIKESVTAPPKVKDPHEALLSHQMELEQAVENIAKLTEDPAALQFKNSTEPQAPLSELVEGHEEEKPANPASETELAAAIDSITSEDASCSLPQDQVIGTVVDPDPNVQPLVPDAKVVEGSNSIPVQEDASNTGTPRKGAKGRPKAPRRAKGQKAAANKKEAIKEVVVEPENISVKSSQSISPVAPAVAEIPPVAAAVIAPLSKQDCDITTNIVPEVPKVIESALKEQPDLPKSSSPAASKSPTSLRPQLNPYECTSPSLSPTSICLKPSHPRLSVSPTDRLNQSKEMAVVSPSATPATPLENPTLLSDSFARDTNTSDLRQILAKPRGIPISEISATSGSMHTRESEVKSALHENRQTSVPAQPVVRQPSSLPSTETKQVFNEKSVISVIASTATSVISRVCNPPESEEKPGLPMGNPFMEKQPPKQMYQTSVEEGSTYHGPPVGEEGGNPGRYIVESTSLSTGPTAGLRVNTSEGVVVLSHSGQKNEGRQRISAKISQIPPPSPMDIESTQLVTMPQIKQELYSGSQRDASKGSVPPADHGHTLKLQMNVSTKHEPGLDKLDPYPSVQSGVVKRLQQTPGPSQVMGYHHSEYTMLMKHPKKGEGSEPLNVENVKSPWVSTISPAISPHLPSTGSNHVGFISGTPTDRASSHVQTKQEPRSPRKSSHAHSPFAKVSSPIGSSSPKGVSMVLTTGLSAMSQYVPNMHHTEQSVIMPPHSTHGNLGRMSPHRVGQAISMGHLSQGDVRVNTPPLSVMNYGIHSEGLSSSWAPGQQRPTSPHAVGNREMVLKVNPASARGHETSEEEAARRFHQVLGRQTATQLKPESLPAEYRSALHSGLPMDRFNMQTRDMRMLIYHPQGERPAAELHQGHIAEAGPPSSTPTTITASLSPRAHLLQKGVSDKDALKQSEVKRATPPPGKDGMLGIRGALPAMASPKRVQMISSGTVPSFSEYSTMYSNLRTVHLQFPESSPLGISQPPRNITPSQGAQESDHNQAQNESQVEPVGHQQINMVQLLTRYPIVWQGLLALKNETAAVQLHFVCGNKSLGLRSLPVPETGPPLRIVQRMRLETQQLEGVARRMTGESEFCLLLAMPCGLNQEDVVTQTQVLKSAFINYLKAKLAAGIINVPNPGSNQPAYVLQIFPPCEFSESHLSRLAPDLINQISSISPHLMIVITSV, from the exons TCCACACGCCGGGATCCTTACCGCGATGACCGGGGACGGCGTGTCGATCGGACTTACCATCATCGCCGAAGTCGATCTTCTCATTCTTCACAATCGCGGCACCCTTCTCCCCAAAGAACCACGGGACAGACCCCCAAAGCCTCCCATTCCCCAAAACGAGCCCCTGTTTCTCCAGGCAGAGGGCCGCGTTCACGTTCCCGAAGCCGATCGTCCAGCTCGGATTCAGTCAGCAGCACCAGCAGTACTGGAAGTGGCAG CAGTGACTCCAACAGCAGTTCCAGCGAGGGCTCCCGAGCACGCTCGGTTCAGTCTGCAGCCACTCACCCACCTCCAGCTCCTCCTCCACTATCTCTGGACTGTGATGAACCACGTAGGAGTTTTGGTATCAGGGTTCAGAACCTCCCTGTACGATCCACAG ACACAAGTCTAAAGGATGGACTTTTCCACGAGTTTAAGAAGTACGGGAAGGTGACCTCGGTGCAGATCCACGGAGCCTCGGAGGAGCGATACGGCCTGGTGTTCTTCAGACAGCAAGAAGACCAGGAGAAAGCACTCAGCGTGTCCAAAGGAAAGCTCTTCTTTGGGATGCTGATAGAAGTGACTGCTTGGAATGGCCCTG AGACGGAAAGCGAGAATGAGTTTCGGCCATTGGACGGACGGATTGACGAGTTTCACCCAAAGGCGACCAGAACCTTGTTTATTGGAAATTTGGAGAAAACGACGAATTACCAGCAGTTGCTTGATGTTTTTCAGCGCTTTGGAGAGATTGTG GATATCGATATTAAGAGGGTTAACGGTGTTCCTCAGTATGCCTTTGTGCAATACTCTGACATCGCCAGCGTGTGTAAAGCGATTAAGAAAATGGACGGAGAATACCTGGGTGCCAACCGACTCAAA CTTGGTTTTGGGAAGAGTATGCCTACGACCTGCGTATGGTTAGACGGTCTGTCCTCTAACATCACAGAGCAGTACCTTACACGGCACTTCTGTCGCTATGGACATGTGGTGAAG GTCGTGTTTGACAGATTGAAAGGGATGGCCCTGATTTTATACAACAACACAGATTTTGCACAAGCTGCTGTAAGAGAGACCAAAGGATGGAAGATTGGCGGCAACAAAATAAAG GTTGATTTTGCCAGTCAGGAGAGCCAAGTTGCATTCTATCGCTCTATGCAGGCATCAGGGCAGGATATGCGTGACTTCTATGAAATTCCCTCCGACAGAAG GGACGACCGAAGACCTTCCTATCATGAGTTCTCAGCAGAGAGGGCGTACTACGAGAATGTTCGGGCACCGGGAATCTATGCCGACGATCCACGGCGAGACTACCCCGCTCGCAGCCGTGAGCGTTATCCAGAACTAGACCATTACCAAGGCGACCACTATGATCCACGCTATCATGAAGATCCGCGTGAATACAGGGATTACAGAGACCCCTTTGAGCAGGATATCCGAAAGTATAGCTACATCCAGCGGGAACGCGAACGGGAACGGGAACGTTTTGAGGCCGACCGCAGCAGATGGAGCCCGTCCCATCCGCGGCGGCCCGTGACCCCTTCTGCCTCTCCTTCGCCCACTGACCGCGTCTCGAGGGAAGCAGAGCGACGTGTGTACAGGCACTCGTCTGAGAGAAGTGGAAGCTGTAGCTCTTTATCACCGACTCCTCAGTTTGAAAAGTCTGAAAAGTCTCCAGTGGATTATAAAACCGAGAGTCTGAACAGAGAAATGGAGCAGGCCGAGGCTGACCGCGTAAGTGTGACTGAAAAGAGCAAGCGCGGCAGGCGCAAGGAAAAAGCAGACAGAGAGAAGGGCGAGAAAACAAAATCGAGAAGGGGGAAAGTGCAGTCTCCTAGCGTACCTTATTCTGAAGCGGACAGGGAGCCTAGCCTGGATTCGAATTCTGGAAAAATGAAAGGTTCAGATGTGGAGAGCTCAGAGAGGCAGAGGCACAAAGGTGAGGGTGAACCCTCCCCTTCTGATCTGATGTCTCGTCTGGAGTCACAGAAAGAAAGGCTTGACGGTGCAAAAATCGATTCAGTAGATCGGGATAGCAAAGGAAGAGCAAAGAAACACCTCAAATCAGAACTTGGAAATGAAGGGAAAGATTCCCTTTTGGATTCCGACAGGCTCGCGGCACGAAAAAGGCGTTTTGGCGATCCCACTGgcaaagccataaaacagaagAGAGGTCGCCTTGAAGATGAACAGGGCACAGGGGCGAATCAACCTGCAGATTTTGGGCCGTCTTATCCGAAGGAAGGAGAAAATGATGTGAAAACATTCGAAAAAGAGGCACAGAAGAGAGAGCATTCCAAGTCCAAATCAGAACGGATGTCTCATTTGAAAGACGAATTGGATCACCGAGCTGATTCCCAAAACTCATCTGGGCGACAAGCGGAACATTCTGAGACTAACGTAGAGTCTTTAGACTCAAAACCTCAGTCTGGGCCAAGTGTGTCGAGGCGTTTCTCCAACGACGGAACCCCAGAAAAAGATAATAAAGGCAGAGAAGAGTATTTGGATATAGATCTTTCTCAGAGTTATCGAAAGCAAATGGAGCAGAACCGAAGACTTCGCCAGCAGCTCCAAGAGCCTGACAAACCAGGAAAACCAGATACTCCTCAGTGTGTCGACACTGAAGATTTCGAACACCGTAGCTTAGTGCATGAGGTAGGCAAGCCACCGCAGGATGTCACCGATAATTCTCCATCGAGTAAAAGCAAGAAACAGGATCACTTGGACATGGAGGTTGGTACCAAAAGAGAACGGGTATACCGAATTTTCCGGCCAAAGAGCGAAGAGGCAGAGTGGAGCACAAGCTCGCCCAGGTTTAATGCCTCTCAACACGGAGAGGAAGAATATACGGATGTTCCCCAACTAATTACCGTGAAAGAAGTGAAAGAACAACCAAAACAGGAAGACAGTTCTCACCAGGATATGGAGCTAACAGTTAAACGTGTCCATACCTCACAGGCGTCAAAGCTAAGCACGTCCCTGCATGATGAGCAGAGACGTTGGGAAAGTCGCCTGAAGCAGGACTTGCTGCCTGACTTTTCAAGGAGCTTGGATAAAAGGCGTGTCAATCGATCATATTTGGAATATAGAATTTGGCCCGATTTAGAGCCTGGTGAGGTGCGCTCTGACTCTGAAGAAGATAGAGAACACAAACCAAACTCTCCCATGCCCTCAACCTCAATGTCCTTCCCTGAACGGCATCGTGGGGACAGATTATCGGAATCCAAACTGACCGGCTCGCTGGAAAGGAACAAGTTTTGTTCATTTGCACTTGACCAGACAATTACGCCAGACACTAAAGCTTTGCTGGAGCGCGCAAAGTCGTTATCCTCTTCGAGGGAAGATAACTGGTCTTTTCTGGACAGCGATTCTCATTTTGCCAGTTTCAGAAGTAGAAAAGATACAGAAAAGGTAGAATCGGCACCACGACCAACTCCTTCATGGTacatgaagaaaaagaaaatacgAAGCGAGTCCGAGGATAAACTAGATGACCGAAAGGAAGATCCGAAACCAGAAGAACAAGAGCGACGAGAGCTCTTTGCCTCTCGCTTTCTTCACAGTTCTATCTTTGAGCAAGACTCGAGACGTCTCCAGCATCTCGAAAGAAAGCATGAAGACCCTGAACATGGCATGGGCTTTCCAGCGAATCAACAAGGCCAAACTGAAGGTCAACCTGATTCTGAACCGGTGGTACTCTTCCACGATCGCTTTTTAGAGTTGACGAGACTGCAGCAACAGAAGGGAAAAGAGCAATCTCAGCAAGAATGCAAGAAAGAGGAAGGCGTTGATGGCCAAGTCGGTGATAAAACGCAGGAGGAAGAGCAACGCGGTGCTGTTGAACTGGCTGAAACGAAGCCAGCCGAGAACAAACCGGTCAGCCCTGTACGAACACCTCAGTCGAGCCCTGTGCAAATCATGCAACCCCTTCCTGTTTCAGAAACTCAGAAATCGCCTGTCGTAACAACTAAGGAAACATCGCCACAGCGGGACGTTTGTCACGGTGAAGCATCTTCCCTGAAACAACTTGGTTTTTCAGTAAAGGAAGAAAAACAGCCCGAACAGCCGTTAGTCTCCTCCTCGACAAATTCACTTTCCCAAGAACCCCCTGATTCAATTAGATCTGAATCCCAGGACTCAAAACCTTTAGTGAATGAAATTAAAACGAGTCCTGTTAAAGAGTTGGAACTGACCGACGACCGGGATGTCGAGCGATGCCCTGATAGCGAGACCCAGATCGCTGActctcaggtgagctatgaaccaAAATCTGAGCCTCAAACTGAGCTTGAATTACAGAATTCTGCCTCTCCTATGATGGTCGATGAAGGAAGATTGGAGAAACCCGAGCCTGTAGCAATGGAAGTTGAACCTCCTGCCAAAGAAACGGAGTCCAAAGGTGCAGACAGTCCTCCAGTGGAGGAACCGATCTCTCCTCCTCCAAGGTCCAGAAACAAGAAAGGCAAGACTTCACCGACAACACCGGTAGCCCCTTTGACCCCAGCAAACGCATCAGATAAACAGAGTACTCGCAAAAGTGAACGCATTGATAGAGAAAAGCTTAAACGGTCCTCTTCTCCAAGAGCAGACTCCTCTAAAGCAATTTCGGATGCCAGGTCAACTGGCAAGTCACCCATCCATAGCTCCGAAACTGAACAAAGCGTAGAACAAAACACTCCCCCTGTGAGAGCAAGGCGGAGAAATGTACGTTCTGTTTATGCCACCCCAGTAGAAGATGAATCTACACCGCAAACTGGCAAGGATGTGGAGTCCTCACGTGGTGCACGCAAGCGTGGTGTAGACAGAGATGCAGGGCAACAGCAACCAGAAGCAGACAGCCTCCCTGTACAGCCACCTGCGCGGCGGGGGCGTCCGCCAAAGAATCGGCGCCAAGGAGAGGATTTTTCAGCAGGGAAGAGTGAGCGGTCAAAATTAACTGAGACAAAGGAGTCTGAGATCAATGAAAGTGGAAACAATGAAACCGTCACCAAAGGAGGCAAAGGCAAACATTCTCCCTGCTTGAACAAAGCTGCAAATCAAGGTGCTGGGTCTGGTTTGGCAAAAAAGGGAGAAAAAGCTGATAAAATGCCTGAGATCATGACTCCTGCCGAGATGGACGTGGATTCTCGGGACAGCAACGTCCAGCACGATGGTGGTCCTTCGGTGACAAATGAGCCAAAGGAGGAGCCGAAGGATGAGCACAAACCGCAAAGTGATTCAGAACCAAaacaagagacagacagaattcCTCAAACGGAAAGCATTACTGGAAGCCAAGATAAACTCTGCGAGTCTGTTCAGGAGCAGTCACCTTTGGACAAAAGCGTGAGAACAAAAACTACTCGAATAACTTGTAATTCAAAGCTAATGACGGAGGATAAATCTCTTGTTCTCAAAAACCTCAGAATCAGGCTTGATGTGACTGAGGTGAAGGCGATGCTGCAAACTGGCGAGGATGAATCGAGCCATGACGATGGTCCTAAAAAGGTGGTGCCAGGTACATCGCCCAAAGAGCAAATATTGGATCCTCGATTTGAGAAAGAGGTCATGGAGGAGGATGGTAATATTAAAGAGTCTGTAACAGCACCCCCAAAGGTCAAAGATCCTCATGAGGCATTGTTATCCCACCAGATGGAGCTCGAACAGGCTGTGGAGAACATTGCCAAGCTCACAGAAGACCCTGCTGCTCTTCAATTCAAGAACTCGACTGAGCCCCAAGCCCCTTTATCTGAACTTGTAGAGGGGCATGAGGAAGAAAAGCCTGCTAATCCTGCTAGTGAAACAGAACTTGCTGCCGCTATTGATTCTATCACCTCTGAAGACGCGTCTTGCAGCTTGCCGCAAGACCAGGTCATCGGCACTGTTGTAGATCCAGACCCAAACGTTCAACCTCTGGTCCCAGATGCCAAAGTTGTTGAAGGTAGCAACTCTATCCCTGTCCAAGAGGATGCTTCAAACACGGGAACGCCGAGAAAAGGGGCAAAAGGAAGACCAAAAGCCCCGAGGAGAGCCAAAGGCCAAAAGGCTGCTGCGAACAAAAAAGAAGCCATCAAAGAGGTGGTAGTGGAACCTGAGAATATTTCTGTCAAGTCCTCGCAGTCCATATCCCCAGTGGCACCAGCAGTCGCAGAGATTCCACCCGTGGCTGCTGCTGTAATTGCCCCCTTATCGAAACAAGATTGCGATATAACCACTAATATTGTCCCTGAAGTTCCTAAAGTGATCGAGAGTGCTCTTAAAGAGCAGCCCGACTTGCCAAAATCATCTAGTCCGGCAGCAAGCAAAAGCCCGACGTCGCTCAGGCCTCAGCTTAATCCTTATGAATGTACATCTCCTTCTCTGTCTCCCACAAGTATTTGTCTCAAACCTTCACATCCGAGACTTtccgtttcccccacagaccgATTGAATCAGTCTAAAGAGATGGCGGTTGTCTCGCCTTCAGCCACTCCCGCAACGCCGTTAGAGAACCCAACATTGCTGTCTGATTCCTTTGCTCGTGATACTAACACCAGTGATCTGCGTCAAATTCTTGCAAAACCGAGAGGTATTCCGATCTCGGAGATCAGTGCTACTTCTGGAAGCATGCATACAAGGGAGAGCGAGGTCAAGAGTGCGCTGCATGAAAACAGGCAAACTTCTGTTCCAGCTCAGCCGGTAGTTCGCCAGCCATCGTCGTTACCATCCACAGAGACGAAGCAAGTCTTTAACGAGAAATCTGTGATTTCTGTCATTGCCTCTACTGCCACCTCAGTCATCAGTCGAGTTTGCAACCCCCCTGAATCCGAGGAGAAACCCGGTCTTCCGATGGGAAACCCGTTCATGGAAAAGCAGCCACCAAAACAGATGTACCAGACAAGCGTGGAGGAAGGTAGCACTTATCATGGCCCTCCTGTCGGAGAGGAGGGTGGGAATCCAGGTCGCTATATCGTGGAGAGCACATCCTTGAGTACAGGCCCCACTGCTGGGCTCCGGGTAAACACCTCTGAGGGGGTTGTGGTGCTGAGTCACTCGGGACAGAAGAACGAGGGACGACAAAGGATTAGCGCCAAAATCAGTCAAATTCCACCACCGAGCCCAATGGATATTGAATCTACGCAGCTGGTAACGATGCCTCAAATCAAACAGGAACTTTACAGTGGATCCCAAAGAGATGCGTCCAAGGGCTCAGTACCTCCAGCGGACCATGGTCATACCCTGAAGTTACAAATGAATGTTTCTACTAAGCATGAACCTGGACTGGACAAATTGGACCCGTACCCTTCGGTGCAAAGCGGGGTTGTGAAAAGATTACAGCAGACACCAGGCCCCTCACAAGTAATGGGTTACCATCACTCAGAATACACAATGCTGATGAAGCATCCAAAGAAAGGAGAAGGAAGTGAACCTCTTAATGTGGAAAACGTGAAATCTCCCTGGGTGTCAACCATAAGTCCTGCCATAAGCCCTCATCTTCCCTCGACAGGTAGCAATCACGTTGGGTTCATATCAGGCACGCCAACGGATCGAGCTTCTTCACATGTTCAGACTAAGCAGGAACCCCGCTCGCCACGGAAATCCAGTCACGCCCATTCTCCCTTTGCCAAAGTGTCTTCTCCTATTGGCTCTTCGTCTCCTAAAGGCGTGTCTATGGTCTTAACGACCGGTTTATCCGCCATGTCTCAATATGTTCCCAACATGCACCACACTGAGCAGTCCGTTATCATGCCTCCTCATAGTACACATGGAAACCTTGGCAGAATGTCACCTCACCGTGTGGGCCAGGCTATTTCCATGGGTCACCTTTCTCAGGGAGATGTAAGGGTCAACACACCACCACTATCGGTGATGAACTATGGAATTCACTCTGAAGGCCTCTCTTCATCTTGGGCGCCTGGTCAGCAGCGCCCCACGTCTCCTCATGCTGTGGGGAACAGAGAAATGGTTCTCAAAGTCAACCCAGCCAGTGCAAGGGGTCATGAAACGAGTGAGGAGGAGGCAGCAAGACGGTTTCATCAAGTACTTGGAAGGCAAACGGCGACTCAACTCAAACCAGAGTCGTTACCAGCTGAATACCGCAGCGCGCTTCACAGCGGCCTGCCAATGGACCGGTTTAACATGCAAACGAGAGACATGCGGATGCTCATATACCACCCACAGGGGGAGCGTCCGGCTGCCGAGCTGCACCAGGGGCATATAGCAGAGGCTGGCCCTCCCAGCTCAACCCCAACCACCATTACAGCCTCGCTCTCTCCACGGGCCCACCTCTTGCAGAAAGGTGTGTCTGATAAGGATGCCCTAAAGCAGTCTGAAGTAAAGAGGGCCACACCACCCCCTGGGAAAGATGGAATGCTAGGAATACGTGGTGCACTGCCTGCCATGGCCTCTCCTAAGCGAGTACAGATGATCTCCTCGGGGACTGTGCCATCCTTTTCTGAGTATTCAACTATGTACTCCAATCTGCGCACTGTGCACTTGCAGTTTCCTGAAAGTTCGCCACTGGGGATCAGCCAACCTCCTCGCAACATCACTCCATCACAG GGTGCTCAAGAATCTGATCACAACCAGGCTCAGAATGAAAGTCAAGTTGAACCTGTTGGACACCAGCAAATCAATATGGTTCAGCTGCTCACG AGGTATCCTATAGTGTGGCAAGGCTTGCTGGCATTGAAAAATGAAACTGCTGCTGTCCAGTTGCATTTTGTGTGTGGAAACAAGTCTCTTGGTCTGCGCTCGCTTCCTGTGCCAGAGACTGGACCTCCTCTGCGTATTGTCCAGAGGATGAGATTAGAAACACAACAGCTGGAAGGAGTAGCTCGCAGAATGACT GGTGAGAGCGAATTCTGCCTTCTGCTCGCTATGCCTTGTGGTCTAAATCAGGAAGATGTCGTGACACAGACACAAGTGCTGAAATCAGCCTTCATTAACTACTTGAAGGCCAAACTGGCTGCAGGCATCATCAACGTCCCCAATCCTGGCTCCAATCAG CCTGCCTACGTGTTGCAGATCTTCCCTCCGTGCGAGTTTTCAGAGTCTCACCTTTCACGGCTTGCTCCCGACCTCATCAACCAGATCTCCAGCATTTCGCCTCACCTCATGATCGTCATCACCTCAGTGTGA